The DNA region GATCCTCCACAACGGTATGCCGGTGGAGCTGATGGAGTTTGAACGGGCGTAGATCTATGCCTGATCGTATCCTGTGCCGGTCATTCTTCCTCGGTGGGCAGATTCAGTAACCATCGCCTGGCTCCTGCTTCCGACCTCACCGCCCCCGCGACCTGTGCTGCGGTGAGCGCGTTGACTGCCCGGCCGAGCTTCGGACCGGGTGGAAGGTCGAGCAGCTTTCCGATTTGTTCTCCCGATAGCAACGGCTCTGGCCCCACGAGCTCGGGGCCGCGCTGCACCCACATCCGCCACCAGCGGCGCCACGGATGTTGAGGTTCGATCGCCGCGGCCACCGCGAGAGCGGCAGGAAATGCTGACCCGGCCGAGTGGATGAATGCTCGTCTCTCGGCAGCGGTTGACTCCACCGTGGTTGTTGTCCCTTCGATCAATGTTGCGGCGATGTGTGCACGATTGCGTACAGCCTGCGGCCAGGCGTAGGCGGCGATGGAATCGATTCCAGGAGTGTTCCACGAGCGCAGGAGCAATGCCAGCAAAGCGGTGCTTCGTGCCGCTCGTACGGCCTGCGGCACAGGATGTCTCGACTCACCCGAGAGTCTTGCGGCGGCGGGCAGGTTGTCTTCGAGCCATCCTCGATCACTTCGTGCCTCTCCGGGCGCTGCATGCTCGAGCAGACCCAACCTGAGCAAACAGCGAACACCCGTGACGACCCTTGGTGCTCGCAGGAGTTTCAATAGTTCCTGGCCGACCCGTTCCCGGGGTGCGCCACGCAATGTTGGGGCAAGCTGTGTGATCGACTTGGCGGTCCTTGAATCGAGCTCGAAGTTATCGAACTCGGCGAGGAAGCGGGCCGCCCGAATCAGGCGTACCCGGTCGTCTTCGAGGTTTTTCTGTTGAACTGCCCTCAATGTGCCCGATCTGAGATCGTCAAGTCCGTGCACGTGGTCGATGAGCGGGCCATTGGGTAGGTACCAAACGAGCGCATTGCAGGTGAAGTCACGGCGTTGGATGTCCTGGTCGAGGCTCAGAGAGCCGCGGGGCCACAGCTCGACCCTGATACCGGGAGTCTCGATCCGCCACACCCTGTTGGCGCCCTGTCCAAGGAGGTGCGGCCGCGTGTCGAGCCGTGCCGCGAGCCTCTTCGCGGGGGCTGCAGTCGCTTCGACGGCACCTGAAAGAACGAGGTCGAGATCGACGCTCTTTTTCCCCAACAGGCGATCGCGGACATAACCCCCGGTGACGTGGGACCGGGGCATTCCGAGCCCCTCCCACACGCTACGCAGGAGGAGATCATTTTCGAGCGCGGCGAGGTCAATCGGGGGCATCTCGGGCCAAGAATAGTCCATTGAATTCGGAATTCGGAATTCGGATCTCGGAATCACTACCCGCTCGACTGAAGATACGCGGCTGAACAGAGAAGAAAAAGGTCGGAGGTGGCCTCAGCCCCTTTCCTTTCCGCCTGCTCACCTCTTCTCCTCTGCAAAGTGCTCTAACGTTCTCAAGTTCTTACGTTTAGTTGTTTCCTTTCGTGAGCCGGTGTGTTACATTTCCGTCCCCGCCGAGAGGCGGAGAATCCCGAAACGAGGGAATGATGGTCGAGGAACGAATTCAGAAGCTCATTGCCCGATCCGGCCTGTGTTCGCGCCGGGACGCGGACAGAATGGTGGCTGAGGGGCGGGTAACGGTCGATGGGCGGCGAGCCGAGCCGGGCGAAAAGGTGGACCCCGCGTCCGCTCACATCAAAGTGGACGGCCACCACATCAAGGCGCCCGAGACCTTCCGATATCTCCTGATCTACAAGCCTCGGGGAGTCATCACTACGTGTGACGATCCCGAAGAGCGGAAAACCGTGCTCGACCTCGTGCGGCCCACCGTGCGCGAGCGCGTGTACCCGGTGGGTCGGCTTGACTACCACTCCGAGGGGCTGCTCCTCCTCACCAACGATGGAGGGCTCGCGGCACGTGTGGCGCATCCCCGCCACGCAGTCGTGCGAGAGTATCTGGTCAAGGTCCGCGGCGATCTCACCGATTCCGCCTACCGCAAATTGATGGCTGGTACCACGATCGACGGACACCACGTCAAGCCGCGACGGGCACGGCGGGCCTCGAAGAGCCGCGGCGGCAAGTCGACCTGGTGGCGGGTGGAGGTGACAGAGGGGCGGACCCACGAGGTGCGAGAGCTCTTCTTCAAGGCTGGCCATCATGTCCAACGCCTTCGCCGCACGGCCATCGGCTCCCTACGAGACGATACGTTGAAGCCCGGCGATTTCCGGACACTCTCCGAAGGGGAGATTCGCGCCCTGCGAAGGGATACCGCGAGCGCGAAAAAGCGACACTCTTCATCGCCTGGAAGCCGCGGCCGAAGAACTGCGGCGAAACCGAAAAAGCGTCCCGCTCGAAACACGGAAGAGAAACGCTGACTCACCGAAAACCACTGAAAATGGCAGTGGTTAGGGTAGAATGACGCGCCGCGGAAGCGTGAATGGGGGTTTTTTGGAGAACAAGGACGAGACGCAACAACCGGTCGAGACTTTGGTTGCCAACCGTCGTGCCAAGCTCGATGCACTGCGCGAGCTCGGCCAAGACCCGTACCCCCGGCGGTTTCGGGTCGAAATGTCGGTGAGCCAGGCGCGTTCTCGGTATGAATCGTTGACCGCCGAAGAACTCGAGGCCGATCCTCCCTCGGTTCGACTCGGTGGTCGACTGATAGCGGTGCGTGGCCACGGCAAGGTTTCGTTTGCCGACCTCTCCGACGGCGCCGGCCAGATCCAGCTGTATCTGCGTAAGAACGACCTCGATGACGGCTCGTGGCAGGTATTTCAGCAGTTGGACCTCGGCGATTTTCTCGGCGTTGCAGGAGCCGTTTTTCGCACCCGTGCTGGGGAACTGAGCATTGCTGTCGAGGACGTTACGGTGCTCGCCAAAGCCCTCCGCCCTCTACCCGAGAAGTATCATGGTCTCGCCGATCGCGAGGGTCGTGCTCGGCAGCGATACCTCGACCTGCTATCGAACCCGGAATCGAGAGGCGTCTTCGAAGCGCGCTCCAAGATCATCTCGTCAATCCGTCGTCGACTGGAAGCGGCGGACTTTGTCGAGGTCGAGACACCGATGATGCAGCCGATAGCTGGCGGAGCAACCGCACGGCCGTTCATCACTCATCACAACACTTTGGACCTCGACCTCTACCTGCGAATTGCTCCTGAGCTCTACCTCAAGCGCCTGATCATAGGGGGGTTCGAGCGGGTCTTCGAACTCAATCGCAACTTTCGCAATGAAGGGATCTCGACCCGCCACAACCCAGAGTTCACGATGCTCGAGTTTTACTGGGCCTACGCGGACTACGAAATGTTGATGGAATTTACCGAGGAGCTCATCACCGGAGTCGTCGAGGAGGTCCGCGGTGGATTGAAGGTCGAATGGGGAGAGCACATTGTCGACTTCAGTCGGCCATGGCGCCGACTCAAGATGCGCGACGCCATCCTCGAGTACTCCGATCTCGAACCAGCAGACCTCGTCGATCGTGCGCGCATGGAGAGAGCCGCCCGAAAGCTCGACGTTCAGCGTATCGATGAACGCAACGACGGGAACCTGCTCGCCGAGCTTTACGAGATGACGGCGGAGCCACAGATGATCGATCCGACATTCATATTGGATTTCCCGCGCCAAATCTCGCCTTTCGCCAAATCAACGCCGGACGATCTCGATACGGTAGAGAGGTTCGAGCTCTTCATCGGCGGGATGGAGCTGGCAAACGCCTTCACCGAGCTTAACGACCCCGATGAGCAACGTCGACGGCTCGAAGCTCAGGCTACCGAACAGGGTGGCGTGGTCGACGAAGATTTTGTTCTGGCGATGGAGCACGGTATGCCGCCGACCGGGGGTGAGGGGATTGGTATTGATCGCTTGGTCATGTTGCTCACCAACCAACACTCCATCCGGGACGCGATTCTCTTTCCGCAGTTGCGTCCGCGGGAGTGAGATGACGGGACAGCGGCCGAGATTTCGGTGGAGGGGCCCCTCAAGGGGCCTGGGGGCGCGCGCCCGACAGCACTCCCGCACTTTTCTCCGGATGGAAATCCGGAAATCCGGATGGGTGGTGGACCCCCATGTCGGCTGAGCTTCATCTGGCAAAGCGATATCTGCTCGGTCTGGGGCGGCGTACCCACATTGCGACCGTGACGCTGATTTCAATGCTCGGTCTGGGACTCGGTGTGCTTGCCCTAGTGGTTACTCTTTCCCTCCTGGAGGGCTTTCAGGCGAGCATTCGCGAGGAGATTGTAGCGCGGGCGGCTCACGCTCGAATCACGCCTTCGGAGGGTCGCCGAATTGAAGATTCCGAAAATCTGGCCTCGCTTTTGCAGGAGAGTCTCCAAGAAGTGGAGATGGTCGAGGTAGTACGCGGCACGTGCCTGGTTTCATCGTTGACGGATGCCGTTCCGGCATCCGTGATCGGCCGGTCTGACGCATTGGACGTCGGTGTCGACCGGATCTTGGCCAGCCGCCTCCAGATTGGATCTGGCGACGAGATCTCTGTCATCTCGCCCCGCCAGAGAATGACGCCGATGGGACCGTTGCCGGTCAGGGTCCGGGCGGAGGTATCCACCGTTCTGGTGCCGGAGCCCGGTTCCGAGGAAGGTGCGGTTCGGCTTCCGCTGGAGGTCGCTCAGCGGCTGCTGTGGGGTGAGGCCGTGGTGGAGGCGATAGAGCTTCGCGACACGTCGAATCCGTGGAAACTGGGTGCCAGGGTGCGCGCGGCACTCGGACCCGACGCGGAAGCCGTCAAGGTCGAGAGTCTCGAGGACCTCCATCGCCCGCTCCTTCTCGCCCTTGCCATGGAACGAGTGATGATCTTTGTCGCCGTTGGCCTGATGTTGGTGGTTGCGGCCCTCAATCTGCTGTGCAACGTCGCAATGGTTGCGGCGGAAAAACGCGTCGACTTGGCGGTGTTGGCAGGCCTCGGTCTGCCGCCGAGCTCTTTGAGGAAACTCTTTCTGTTCCTTGGAATTGGTATCGGGCTGGTCGGGGCAACGGTCGGAGCTGTGCTCGGTGTAGTGGCGTCTCTTTTCCTCGACCGGAGCGGCGCATTGCCGCTCCCAAGGGGGGTATTCGGATTTTCATCCGTGCCCTTCCAAGTCGAACCCGCAACCGTGGCTTTGGTCGTGTTGGTGGCTCTCGCGTTGGCGACCGCCGCGTCTTGGGTGCCGTCTCGGATTGTCGCCACTCGAGAACCGGCCGAGGGCCTGCGCTATGAGTGACACTCGTGTCATGGTGACGCTCTCCGGGGTGAGCAAGGGATTCGGTGCGGGCGGCACGAGGATCGAGGTTCTGAAGGACCTCGATCTGGAGATCGAAACAGGAGAAATGCTGGCGATTGTCGGCCCATCAGGGGTTGGCAAGAGCACGCTACTTCATATTGTGGGTCTGCTTGACCGACCCGACGACGGCCGCGTGGAGCTCGATGGAGAACCGATGGGGAACCTCGACGGCGAGGCTCGTGCGCACATCCGCAATAAGAGAATCGGCTTCGTCTTTCAGCACCACTACCTTCTCGATGAGCTGGATGCTCTGGACAACGTGGCACTTCCTCTCAGAATCGCTGGACGCGGCGCGACCGCCTCCCGCGAAAGAGCTCGCGAGCTTCTCGCCTCGGTTTCGCTTTCAGACCGGTTGAGCCACTTTCCCGATCAGTTGTCGGGCGGCGAGCAGCAGCGAGTCGCGGTTGCGCGCGCGCTGGCGATGAAGCCCGATCTCCTGCTCGCCGACGAACCCACGGGCAATCTCGATCGGTCCAATTCGGAGCAGTTCTTCTCTTTGGTGCGAGAGCTTCATTTGATGGTCGGATTGACATCAATTATAGTGACCCACGACGAAGAGATGGCCCGCAAGTGCGACGGGATCTTCCGGCTCGCACCTGCGGGCGAAAATTTCGATCATGTTTGAGAGATTCAACGAACACGTCAGGCGCAGCCTGTTCTTCGCTCGCTACGAGGCGAGCCGGTCGAGCAGTCACTCGATTGCTCCGCATCACGTTCTTCTCGGGATGCTGCGAGAGGCGGATCCGGTTTTCAACGAGATCCTCCGCGACCGGGGAGTGGATCCCCGCGAGCTCCGTGAGGAGCTGCTCGGGGATCGGGTGATCGTCGAGCGCGTCAGCACGTCCCCGGACCTCCCGCTGGCAGAGGATACCAAGAAGGCCCTCGCCTTTGCGGTTCACGAAGCGGAGAGCATGGGCCACGCGAGCGTGGCATCCGATCACCTCGTTCTCGGACTCCTGCGGGTCGAGGGATCGACTGCCGCGGAGTATCTGAATGAAAAGGGGCTCGAGCTGTTTCAGCTTCGCGAAGAGGTCATTCAGCGCAGCCACGAGCTCGAGGTGGAGGCCACCGCCCAGGCGACTCCCCATATGGCGGAGTATTCGCGCGACTTGACGATGATCGCTGCGGAGGGCGGGTTCGACCCCCTCATCGGCCGCGAGCAGGAAGTCGAGCGGATGGTCCAGATACTCAGTCGGCGGACGAAGAACAACCCGCTGCTTCTGGGTGAGTCTGGAGTCGGCAAAACGGCGATTGTTGAAGGTCTCGCGACCCGCATATTCGAAGGCTCGGTGCCGATGCTTCTCGCCGATCGGCGGATTCTTGCCATGGACCTGTCGCTGCTAGTGGCCGGAACCAAGTATCGAGGACAGTTCGAAGAACGCCTCAAGGGGCTCCTCAAAGAGCTTCAGGAGCATCCGGAAATCATCATCTTCATCGACGAAATCCACTCCCTGATCGGCACCGGTTCTGCCGAGGGGTCGCTCGACGCGGCCAACA from Acidobacteriota bacterium includes:
- a CDS encoding rRNA pseudouridine synthase gives rise to the protein MVEERIQKLIARSGLCSRRDADRMVAEGRVTVDGRRAEPGEKVDPASAHIKVDGHHIKAPETFRYLLIYKPRGVITTCDDPEERKTVLDLVRPTVRERVYPVGRLDYHSEGLLLLTNDGGLAARVAHPRHAVVREYLVKVRGDLTDSAYRKLMAGTTIDGHHVKPRRARRASKSRGGKSTWWRVEVTEGRTHEVRELFFKAGHHVQRLRRTAIGSLRDDTLKPGDFRTLSEGEIRALRRDTASAKKRHSSSPGSRGRRTAAKPKKRPARNTEEKR
- the lysS gene encoding lysine--tRNA ligase, with amino-acid sequence MENKDETQQPVETLVANRRAKLDALRELGQDPYPRRFRVEMSVSQARSRYESLTAEELEADPPSVRLGGRLIAVRGHGKVSFADLSDGAGQIQLYLRKNDLDDGSWQVFQQLDLGDFLGVAGAVFRTRAGELSIAVEDVTVLAKALRPLPEKYHGLADREGRARQRYLDLLSNPESRGVFEARSKIISSIRRRLEAADFVEVETPMMQPIAGGATARPFITHHNTLDLDLYLRIAPELYLKRLIIGGFERVFELNRNFRNEGISTRHNPEFTMLEFYWAYADYEMLMEFTEELITGVVEEVRGGLKVEWGEHIVDFSRPWRRLKMRDAILEYSDLEPADLVDRARMERAARKLDVQRIDERNDGNLLAELYEMTAEPQMIDPTFILDFPRQISPFAKSTPDDLDTVERFELFIGGMELANAFTELNDPDEQRRRLEAQATEQGGVVDEDFVLAMEHGMPPTGGEGIGIDRLVMLLTNQHSIRDAILFPQLRPRE
- a CDS encoding ABC transporter permease: MSAELHLAKRYLLGLGRRTHIATVTLISMLGLGLGVLALVVTLSLLEGFQASIREEIVARAAHARITPSEGRRIEDSENLASLLQESLQEVEMVEVVRGTCLVSSLTDAVPASVIGRSDALDVGVDRILASRLQIGSGDEISVISPRQRMTPMGPLPVRVRAEVSTVLVPEPGSEEGAVRLPLEVAQRLLWGEAVVEAIELRDTSNPWKLGARVRAALGPDAEAVKVESLEDLHRPLLLALAMERVMIFVAVGLMLVVAALNLLCNVAMVAAEKRVDLAVLAGLGLPPSSLRKLFLFLGIGIGLVGATVGAVLGVVASLFLDRSGALPLPRGVFGFSSVPFQVEPATVALVVLVALALATAASWVPSRIVATREPAEGLRYE
- a CDS encoding ABC transporter ATP-binding protein, translating into MSDTRVMVTLSGVSKGFGAGGTRIEVLKDLDLEIETGEMLAIVGPSGVGKSTLLHIVGLLDRPDDGRVELDGEPMGNLDGEARAHIRNKRIGFVFQHHYLLDELDALDNVALPLRIAGRGATASRERARELLASVSLSDRLSHFPDQLSGGEQQRVAVARALAMKPDLLLADEPTGNLDRSNSEQFFSLVRELHLMVGLTSIIVTHDEEMARKCDGIFRLAPAGENFDHV